In Alnus glutinosa chromosome 7, dhAlnGlut1.1, whole genome shotgun sequence, the sequence GTACAATTAGATTGTCGTCACGTCATTTCAATTGTACGACAATCGTATAGCAGTTTACTGAATAACATTTCTCATCATTAATTTCCCATTCAAGAGCCAATAAATCGAATACAAGGAGTGGGGCAGTAGTGATCATGCTGACAAATAAGTAAAAATCAGAATTTGAAAAGATGAAGCCAACCTTGGTTCCATTTCCActgatatagcaatccaaaacaGGTTTCTTAGGCAACCCCAGAGAGTCGAAACAAGTTTGCCAATCTTTGTGCCTTCCTTCAATGACTAGAAACTCAAAGCAGTAGATCAAAGCATAATGTTTGTCCTGCAATAGTAattaatcacaaaaaaaaaaaacagagatcTCAAAACCACATCTACCATCTTTGAAGTCTGCTTCATTCTCAACAAATATGTCCAccagaaaatgaagaaaatcataaaaattcaTTTATATATGCATTCACAGGCTgaacttggaatttttatttttatttttttggtatgaagaacaaagagacaaaagagaaagaaagtaaaCAAAAGAGCATAAAGACAGCAGAAAACAGAAATGGAGGAAACATCCAGGCAACTTTGAAAGGAGGAAATTAAACTTCTTTGAGAGACATTGCTTTAGGCTCTCTGGATGGATGAAAGCTTACCACATCATGCAAGACGTCAATGGCGCAGGCTTCCAAAGTATTTAGAACGCATTCCTCAGAACCATGCTGCAAAATAGAGTGGCTCTGCCTCTGCTAAATAAAATTGCTcatacaaaaaaattgaaagaaaaaaacacaaatggGGATGAAAATCTGACCTGACAAACAATGGCGTTGTTAGATTTATTGACGAAAGAGTTGCCCCAGGGAACCAGCCTGAGATTGATGATAGTGATGAGATCTTTGTCGAAGACTCCTGCGAGATTTTTGACGATGAAAGTGGCGCAGGATGGACACAGAGCGTCGTAGTAGAGAGACAGATTAACCTTTTGAGAACCAACAGCCGACACCTTGAGGCGACCATCATCATTTGGATAAGAAGAAAAGGCATTAGAAGGGGATAGGAACAACAAAGGCAAGAAGAGCAAAACTGTTGTGCATGTGAAAAGTAGCCTAGAAGAAGCCATTTGTTCGAGAATCGAGACCATGTAGCTAGAGAAACAGGACAACATGTATATATAGTTTGAGCAATTGAATGAGTAACATGATTAACATCAATGACCTCATGTTCATATTTAATGACTCAAAGACCTTAGGCCAGAAACTGTTGACTGCAATAGCTCTagtcaatttttttcatttataactATCAATTTTGCAGTTTTGTAAagataaaaaggaagaaaaaaaatcaaataatttaatgtctaaatttttaattttgacaattaaatttttaggttttttacTGATTTTAAATAGGTCCATCTGTCAACTTAATGCCTAATTAATTAACGGTGTGTCTAGGaacatgatttttttcatttcaagtgaaatggagggAAACCATTTTATGGTCCAAATTAGATTTTACAGCATCTAACAGTGTACGTAGACAACATATACATTGTTAGATGCAGTGAAACtaattttgaccataaaagaGTTCTTTAAGTTGAATGGAGAAGATCTTATTCTGTCATGTCTAACCAATCAATTAATGCCATGTGATTTTTATTTGGCATCATACCTAGTTACTATAAGTGCTAGTGGCATAATTCTTTTGAATTTACAAATAtgccttaaataaaaaaaaaaaaattatacttataaATTAGCACAAATGTACGTCATTTGCACGTATAATTAGTACATGATGTGTTAAATTAGAGTCACGTGATATAAATTAATCGGTCTAACATGGTATAATTACATGGTAGGTTGATGAAACAATCTATttgaaacccccccccccccccccaaaaaaaaaaaaaaaaaaaaaaaacctgaaaccctgattataaaaattaaaactctaaGAACTAAACAAgagttaaatttgattttttttttttttttttcccgacaGAAATAATCCTTTTGTCTATTCAACACGACACGTGACATACAGATCTAAGCCAGTCCAAAATCTTCTCGCGAGTCATGTGAACTCCTTCAATGTGGTCCAACAGAAGTAGACTTATGAGTCTTCTACTGTTTGGGGGTGAAGAAGCTAATTCCTCTGTAGCTAAAGTGGCAAAAGATCAAACTTaccaccccccaaaaaaaaaaaaaaaaaaaagagaaaaaaaaagtgataaaacaAATGTGGAGCCATTGAAAATGTTTcgacaaaaagaaaagattacCAGGCTTAGTTAGGTACACACTTTAATTCCTAGCAGACACAACTGGCTTAGATCTCCTGCATAAAGTAAATGTTACATAAAATTtatgtgttataattttgtGGAACCcagttcaattttattttatttttatttttattcttattattatttttttaatttcttttacggCTAGATCTTAGATTATAAGAGACTTAAACTTTAGATTTTGAGAGAACCTAGACATTTTTAGGTTATGAGAGAACCTAAACTTTAGATACTGAGTAAACTCAAACATTTTCAAACACCATACTTGAGATtaattttctacttttttattCACTCAATGACATCGTTTAAATATAATGAATACAAGATTTAAACTTGGAGTATAACTCCTTAATGACATTTACTTGGAGATAACTCACACTCGGATAAGAGATAACTCTTACACGACTTGGAGTTTCACCCTTTACACACAAATAAATGCACTTTAGTGCTACAACCCATCTGACtttaatatttaattctaaTATTACACTGACTCTAATAATAAAGATTAAACAAATTACAAGACTACAATAGGTAATAAAATACATGAATACCACGTGTAATTCGACTGTAACACTGACATATagtaaaatataagaatagaTGCTAATTAAGTACTTGTAATGCAACACTGACTTTACAACAAAAGTAGATACTATGACATGCTAACTCCTTGCACTTTATTATCATAACAATTTCCTTGCATAAAATGTGCTAAATCACCTATTATTTTCATTACGgagttcgaactcaagaccttcTGACTATAATATAATGTTaaataattacttattttaaaagtttaagctgataataCAAGATAAATTTATCCAATCAAacaatactttaaaaaaaaaaaaaaaaaaagtttatttgaaTTTCTCACGAAACTTGTCATATTTTATAGTAAATGAAGATGTGTGATGATAAGCTCTAAAAGGCCTCATCAATGCCACAACTGCCACCCTCCATAGGCTCTTCAATTCCCTCATAATGATTGAACTGAACCATTCTCTGCTGCACATGATCATACACAGCTTCCATGGTCTTCTTCCTAATTTTCCCATTTGCCTAAAATATATACTAACATTTCCGAGTGAACCCAAAATGCATTGGGAAATTCATTTTGTTCCAACTGAATAATTCAACACAAATTCAACACAAATTAATTAGGGAGTCTGATCATTTTAACCTCTTTTACATTTGTACTGGACTGGGTCATCATGAAGGGAATAAGGCTTGATATCATTTAGTCTAAGATTCTGTCAAACTACTCATAGCTTGGTCAGATCCCTTTCGTAGCCCCTTTACAGAAGATGACAATTGACAACCCACAAGATTTTTTCATCatttcaaaaaggaaaaagatctTTTGTCTCAAGCCACACAACAGTAGAATACCAAGCATATGATTTTTGCGCACCTATTtcttaaattaatcattaaatttatagaattcataaaaatttatatgTCAGTCTTATAGATataataattgatttaaaaaataatatataaaaaatttacaagtgATGTATACGTAACAtgtttctaattaatttgtttcttgtttttttattttttgagccAATTTATATACGAAGTTGGACATAAGATCATgtgaaaaagtttaaaatttaaCCTTATTTTTGTTACTTCTTAATCTACACTATGTCCAAATTTCTATGACTAGGTATTTATTGCATCAATTATTGCCAGAAGGTTGGGTAAAATTGAATCATTTCTTAGTCCATATTATATTTCACAGcatttaaagtatatattgtcCACATTACTATGccgttttaatttttttttaaagtatatattgtcTACATTACTAtgccatttaaattttttaaataatgtaacattatatataccgttaaatgatataaaatatgatttaagccATTTAAAATAAAGAGTATCATATTCTGGGTAAAAACAAACGAATTAGGCTGTAgtttttttagtggaaaaaatttaattttgttatcttttttttataaaacacttaaaactagaTCTTGATCATTGAAAAGTTAGGTATTTATTGTGTCAATTATTTGGAATTAATGAACGTAGGTAAAGAACATGCAAGCTAGGCATGATTACCAAGGCCGAACACCAACCGAACCTGACTTATGGATCGAATTCATTTGAAGAgcccaaaaaaaattctagaaattgAGTTTGAAAGCTTTGTATTAATTTAGAATTATACGAAtcatgaataataataatactgaaatctccatcttcatcagtGGCTTGTCCCAGAAGCTTTCGCTGATCTTGGGATCTTCTCTGCTGTTGTTAATGATGTCAAATTTCTTGCTTCATCATCTACATAGCAAACTGGGTGGACAGAATTTGCTTTCTCAGTCGACGGTGAAAGTAGTGATCTGCAGGCCTCAGGTTTAGGCTTGCCTTTGTAAGCCTTGCAAATATATGTCATAAAATTTCCATAGTCCTACGTCAAGAAAAATATTGTTAAGCAAAGTGTGGCGATGAAGGAAATCGAAACTTTCAATCCAGCCTATTCAATTGACATGTATTTAAAATGTACGTAAAACAAAAGACGATGGACCGACGGACAAACCTCTTGGAGGGGTTGATTATTCACAACAACCCATGGTACAAATCTATGATTTGGATTAAGCTGAGCAGTTTCCTTGGCGTATTTTTGTTCAATCTGTGTTATCAATATCAGAATATGACAAGAAAAAACACACGAGAAATATTGATGAAGAGGGCACATGGCATTCAGGCATTGGACCAAATAGGCTATATATACTTGCAAGTGAAACTAACCACGTTGCCGTAGCCAGTGTTGTAGCAATCGATAGGGACTGTACCCAATCCTGTCTTCTCAAAGCAATTGATCCACTCACTGTGCTTGCCCTCCAAAGCCAGACCCTCAACGCACTGGATAAATCTAAAATGCCGGACCTGCATCGtgctcaatttatttatttttattatttttttaatttagtctattaaattattaatgtctatttttaaaatatgtgattctctcTTCGCTTGTGCATTTTTAATTCAAACGTACCCTACATGTGGCAATTTAATagaggaaattttttttccgACTCAATTTTTTGTACAAGAAAGATGTTCATTACAAAGTTATTGAGCACACTGATcgggtatgtttgttaatgtgtttaagaggatttttttgattttcgtttgaaaactttttatgatgtgatataaaaatgaaaataattttaagtattttatatgatgatttgtttaagtttttattttgaaaaacattaattaaaaaaaaaaaaaaaagaagaagaagaagaagaagaaaaaagaagaaaaaagaagaaaattttaacaaacgtAACGAGTGACAACTATGAAaacagataaatatatatatatatttttagaaaatgataaGCTCACCTTGGaacatgtgatttttacatgtatttttaaccgagCATGTAATTTTCATATGCATTTTAAAGAAcaaatgtcagtttaatagattaaatttaagaaattttctTCAACCCGGGTTGAATATTGAAAATATGACAGGAGCTTACCACATCGGGATAGATAGTAATAGTGCAGGCTTCAATTGTATTCAGCAAGCATTCATCTGATCCATGCTGCAATAtggtaaaaatgaaaattaacccaaataaatcactttttgggttacaataaatctaatttcaGTGCATGCATtatgaatatcttttttcttctcataaATTAGTAGCATCTTATTATCGACCCGGACAATAAATATGAGAGAACCTTATATGTGGTCTATCTGTCAAAGCAGAGGTGGTCTGTCCAATATCTATTCAACACATAAATATTATAAGAGTTCTTTCATATTTGTTGTCGAATTGTTAACAATTAAAATACGGTAAAATCGTTAAA encodes:
- the LOC133873868 gene encoding gamma-interferon-responsive lysosomal thiol protein-like, coding for MVSILEQMASSRLLFTCTTVLLFLPLLFLSPSNAFSSYPNDDGRLKVSAVGSQKVNLSLYYDALCPSCATFIVKNLAGVFDKDLITIINLRLVPWGNSFVNKSNNAIVCQHGSEECVLNTLEACAIDVLHDVDKHYALIYCFEFLVIEGRHKDWQTCFDSLGLPKKPVLDCYISGNGTKLIQKYADETAHLNPPHTFAPWVVVNNQPLQEDYQNFVTHVCKAYKGNGAPEVCKSVGAKIN
- the LOC133873867 gene encoding gamma-interferon-responsive lysosomal thiol protein-like, coding for MAASPRLFTILVLANVLLSFTTPAAYSRTSDNVTVSLYYETLCPYCANFIVNYLVKIFRNGLISVVNLRMLPWGNAWIQSNGTFLCQHGSDECLLNTIEACTITIYPDVVRHFRFIQCVEGLALEGKHSEWINCFEKTGLGTVPIDCYNTGYGNVIEQKYAKETAQLNPNHRFVPWVVVNNQPLQEDYGNFMTYICKAYKGKPKPEACRSLLSPSTEKANSVHPVCYVDDEARNLTSLTTAEKIPRSAKASGTSH